A stretch of the Lactuca sativa cultivar Salinas chromosome 9, Lsat_Salinas_v11, whole genome shotgun sequence genome encodes the following:
- the LOC111889684 gene encoding TMV resistance protein N-like → METRIKDIVSYLETASDDVCMIGIWRIGGGGKITLARAIFDQISFQFEGKSFIENVREVSSVPLSGLKLLRKQVLSHILYDQGINISSVSEGKNMLWRMMRARKALSGERNWFKSGSTIIITTRDKQVLVAHGVKLIHNVNLLSDKEATCLFSKYVYGREIPIQGYEELLTQVVHYVLGLPLTIIVLGLFLCAKDEVEWIDALERLKTIPLMETQKNWN, encoded by the exons ATGGAGACCCGGATCAAAGATATTGTATCATATTTAGAAACTGCTTCTGATGATGTTTGCATGATCGGGATCTGGAGGATAGGAGGTGGTGGGAAGATAACTTTGGCCAGAGCCATTTTTGATCAAATTTCCTTTCAATTTGAAGGGAAAAGTTTTATTGAGAATGTCAGAGAAGTTTCAAGTGTGCCTTTGTCCGGTTTAAAGTTGTTGCGAAAGCAAGTCCTTTCACACATCTTATACGATCAAGGCATCAACATAAGCAGTGTTTCCGAAGGGAAAAACATGTTGTGGAGGATGATGCGTGCTAGAAAG GCGTTGTCTGGTGAGCGTAATTGGTTTAAATCAGGTAGTACAATTATCATTACAACAAGAGATAAGCAAGTGTTGGTAGCACACGGAGTGAAGTTGATTCACAATGTCAATTTGTTGTCGGATAAGGAAGCAACTTGTCTCTTCAGTAAGTACGTATATGGGAGAGAAATTCCAATTCAAGGGTATGAAGAGCTATTAACACAAGTTGTACATTATGTTCTTGGTCTTCCCTTAACGATCATAGTTTTGGGTTTGTTTCTCTGTGCTAAAGATGAGGTTGAATGGATAGATGCCTTAGAAAGGCTTAAAACAATTCCGCTAATGGAAACTCAAAAAAATTGGAATTAA
- the LOC128129168 gene encoding toll/interleukin-1 receptor-like protein, producing the protein MCVILNPPLLSSPLLGISFETFVMAIVKGGGNKDPSSIPSMTFSSTSSIPRSFKYDVLLSFRDEDTRTNFIDHLYSSLQMKSIYTYKEDERTNKEKRINDELIRSIEDSRFYIIIFSKNYASSSWCLDELVKIMECDK; encoded by the exons ATGTGTGTGATCTTGAACCCACCTCTCCTTTCTTCTCCGTTATTAGGAATCTCATTCGAGACATTCGTGATGGCTATAGTGAAGGGAGGGGGAAACAAG GATCCTTCAAGCATACCTTCAATGACATTTTCTTCAACTTCATCCATTCCTAGGAGCTTTAAGTACGATGTGCTTCTGAGTTTTAGAGATGAAGACACTCGCACCAACTTCATCGATCATCTTTATTCTTCTCTTCAGATGAAAAGCATTTACACTTACAAGGAAGATGAGAGAACTAATAAAGAGAAAAGGATCAATGATGAGCTCATCAGATCCATTGAAGACTCAAGATTCTACATCATTATTTTCTCAAAGAACTATGCATCTTCTTCTTGGTGTTTGGATGAGCTTGTGAAGATAATGGAGTGTGACAAATAG